CAAAGTTATCAATACTTAATTGAAACGATTATTCCCCCAGATCGCAGAGGTGAAGTTTATGACTTTTGGCGTACCGATAAAGTTCTCAGGGATCGCTGTGAATTTATTGCTACTCTCTACCAGCAATACATCGATAAACAAACTACTGAAAGCTATTTTATCGCCCTTGTCGCCGATTATTTGCTGGAGAGTTTGTATTTTTACAACGGGTTAAATAATGATGTAGCCCACTAGCATCGTGAGGTGTTAGTTAAAACTCGCCAAATTGCTGGGAAGCCCTAAAGCCCTTAAACCAAAGCGAAGTCTGAAAAGATAAGCGTAAAGGAGCGAGAGCAGAAAAAATTTAAGGGATTTAATAAAAGCCGTAAGGCAGTTATTAAAAACAATGGGTAATCAGCAGCCAAGCCTCTATTTTAAAGGGGAAGGTTCAACGAACAGAGGGTGAGTATCTTCTTCCGCTTGGTAAATATGTCAAATTATAAATGTAAAAATTTTTTTTTACAGATATGGAGACTGGCGTTATTTACAAAGTGCAGAACCTTGAAAACGAAAGAGCATATATTGGGTGTACCCGAAATTTTCCACAAAGGATAGGTCAACACTTGTTGCTATCAAGTATTGGAGACGAATCATTGAGATTTTACCCAGAGTTAAAAAAGTATCCTGAAAAATTTTACTTTCAGATACTAGAGTCTGGAGTAACTCTTTGTCGATTAAGGGAAAGAGAAAGTTATTGGATAAACAAGCTTAACTCTATTGAGTGCGGGTATAACGAATGTCTGTATAGTGGGAATGAAAAAATTTCTTTGATACAAGTCAATGAAATAAAGCTAATCCTCAAGACAGAGAAAACTAAGTTTTCCGTTATTGCAGAGTTTTTTAATATTGATGCCTCTACTATATCTGACATCAATTGCGGAAAAGCTTGGTACGATCCATCAATAACCTATCCAATCAGACGCAGCACTGTAAAACGAAAAAAACTCTCTATAGATCAGTTAAGGTTAATTCATGAACTGCTGTCTGACATAAATATCTCTTTCTCTGAGATAGCCGCAATGTTCGGATGGGAATCAGAATCTGTTATCAGAAAGATTAACGCAGGAACTTACTCTGTAAAAATCTTGGATGATAATAGTTATCCAATACGCTCTATCGATTCAAGAAAAGGTTCAAGGAGATAATGGTATGTTCTAGCCCCACTCTGAAAGGATGGGTAGTTGCGTCATCTTTTTCTATAATCTCGCTTCTCGACAGTTAATGTCTGGTAGTGCTGACGTTTTCAAAATGATCAACCGGGACGAATTAAGTCACGTCCGTTTGTATCAAAAACTTATTCCCGAAGCCATGGCAACTTTTTCCCATTCCGTTGAACAGATTTATGAGATGTTCGATAGTGCCGTTAAACACGAATGTCGCTGGACTAATCACATCGTTGGCAACGACATTTTAGGTATTACCGAATACAGTACCGAACAGTACACCAAATACCTCGCTAATATTCGACTAAAAGCGATCGGACTTGAGCCTTTATACAGGGAAGAAAAGTATAACAAAAGTCCCTATAACCATCTGGAACGCTTCTCCGATACCAAAAAAGAAGGCCACACCAAAGCTAACTTTTTTGAAGCAACCGTTACCAGTTATGTTATGTCTTCTGGCTTAACTGGATGGGATGAAATTTAAAATTTACAGGACAAGAATAACCCAATTTCTTACCATAAAGTGGCAACTTTGTCAAATATTTTGACAACTTTTGACCCTCTCTTGCAGAAATACCGACAATCAGCAAATGCACTTCTGGGTTTGGGGGGTTCTACCCCCAAAAGCCTAGATTTACTGATAAAATCGGAAGTAATGACCAATTTTAGAAGATATACTTAGGGCTTGCTCAATAAATCTAAAAACCTTGTTGGATAATATTTTTAGGCTTTTTTGAAATCAAAAAGTGCCAGCCATTGGAGTGATCGGGGGGGAAATTTAGGCACTTTTTCCCTGAAAATTAGGTAATTGACCCCGGCGGTTCGACAAGCGGTTCGGACCTCGGCGTGAGACTTCGGCGTGAGCTCACCGTCGAAGCCTCACCGTCCACTCGACTGAGCTCGCCGAACGTCCTGAAAATGGGTAAAACCCTACACCCCCCCTGCCCCCCCGATGTCGGGGGGGCAGGGGGGGCCACACCCTACCCCCACGAAAAACTTTTTCAGCAGACCCTAATTATGACGATTGCCATCATAATGAATTCTCGCCCCGGCCCATTGTAATTTTTCCTGTAGAGTCTGATAAAAAGAATAGCTTTCCCGCAGGATAATAAATTGGGCGAATTTTTCGGCTTTGGTAACTCCCACCCATTGCCCGGGCCAAATGGAAGTGGCTAAAGCACCATCCATCCAGAGTTTAGTATTTAATTCGTAGTCTCCCAGGGGCCAAATACTGACCAGAGATGCCGGGGGAATGACAATCGGCCGACTGGAGAGACTCAAGGGACAAATCGGGGTGACAGCGATCGCTTCCATGCCGGGGTGTATAATCGGACCATTAGCGGAAGCGGTGTAACAGGTGGACCCCGTGGGAGTGGCCACTAATAGGCCGTCTCCTTGGTACTGATCTACTATTTCCCCGTCCACTTCGATTTCGAGGATCGAGGTGGGCATCCTATCGATACTAGCGGGTTTCACACACATCTCATTCAGGGCATAAAATGCCTCGCTCACTGGCTGCGGGTTCCTTTTATCCCCTTCATAGATTCTGGCCGTTAACATCATCCGTTGTTGTACCGCATAGTGATCGGATTGTAAACGCTCCCAGACCGTCTCCGTATCTTGGAAAATCTCAAAAGGTTCCGTTAAAAATCCCAGATGGCCGCCGACATTCACCGCTAAAATCGGAATGTCTTCGTGAGCTAAATAGCGAGCGGCGGCTAAAATGGTTCCATCTCCGCCTAAAACGATGGCGAGGTCGATTTTTCCCGATGCTGAGGCTAAAAATACTGGATAGGGATTATCTTTAAAGCCACTGGGTCCCATTAAAACTTTACACTGACGGGCTTCTAACTGTTTAGCGCATTTTTCCGCCCATGCTTTACTTTGGGGATGGTTGGCCTTGTGAGCGATGATTACTTGTTTTAACTGCACGGAGTTGAGACCTGGTTCGGAGGTTATTAGGGGTCGAGAAGGTCGTCACCGACCTCCCCTCCCATTCAGAACCGTGCGTGATACTTTCGCATCACACGGCTCCTAGTTTGACTGTTCCCCTGTTAAGGATACAACTTGACATCTTTTGGTTGTCCTTGTATTATCTACATTAACTTCTGATGGTGTCAATGTAGATGATTTTTAGGCTTCCATCCGATGCCGATTTATCATCGTGACAGTGGCGGTGTAGTAATTGAAGGTTTTTGTATTCGTCCTTTCCGCCTAAGCTTAGAGGGTGAATGTGGTCAACTTCAATTAAATCCGATGGGGTGAAATACTGCCCACATCGGCTACACTTGCCTTGTTGCTTCTTAAGTAGTTTGGCTACTCTTGTCGGTGTGTCGATTGCTTGTCCTCTTCTGGTCGCCCAGTAAGTCCAATTTCCGTCATAAGGTGATGCGTCGGGGCGTACTAGGGTATGTCTGACAATTGGTGTCCAATTATGTTTCCATAATTGATAACCATCTTTGGTTTGAAATAACCAAGATTCGTGTCTTTCTTTCCCATTGCTGAGTTTAACTGTACCCGGTCTAAAGTAGTTTCTCAGCTTTTCGTAGCTCGCTTTACCACATCTTGATACTGTCCATGCCCTTAACATTAACCAGACTGTGTTGTCTAATTTATTGAAGGTATCCGTAGATACTACTCCTGAGTAGTAGTTAGCCCAACCTCTAATGATTGAGTTTAGTTGACTAATCAGGGCTGTTTGGGGTGATGTTCTGTGTTTTTTAATTACACCCTTAATCGCTTCTGTGTGGGCTTTAACTGCTTTTTGGCTGGGTTTAATGTGGGTTTTGTGACCAATTAATCGTCTTCCCCCTCCTATTTTCCCAGATTTGTATTTTCCTACTGGATATTGCCTGATATTGAATCCTAGAAAGTCAAAACCGGGTTCTTCTGTTTTCCCATTGTATTCAATGGGGTTGAGTGTATGACACACTCTGGTTTTCTCTGGTTTGAGTTCTAATCCAATGGGTTTTAACCATTCAGAAATAGCAGTTTTGCACTGTTCAATGATTTCGAGTGATGGGGAAATTACTACAAAATCATCGGCGTATCTTATTGAGACGGCTTGGATATATCTCTTTTTGGGAAATAAAGTTTCAATTAATCTTGCCATTCCATCCAGTGCGATGTTGGCTAGTAGTGGACTTATTACCCCTCCTTGGGGTGTCCCTGTTTCTGTTTCTTCAAATACGCCGTTATCCAATACTCCTGCTTTGAGCCATTGTTTTATGTCTCTTTTCAGGGAACTTGGACAATGAATTTTGGACAGTAAAAAGTTGTGATTAATTCGGTCAAAGCACTTGGCAATATCGGCATCTAACACAAAGTAGCTACCTTGATTAATGGTGATGTATATTCTTGATATTGCGTCTTGGGCAGACCTTCCCGGTCGGAAACCATAGCTGGTTCCTTCCATTTTTGACTCCCATTCTGGCTCAAGTGCCGATTTAATCAACGCTTGTTTAGCTCTGTCTTTGATGGTCGGTATTCCTAATGGACGTTTTTCATCCCTACCGGGTTTAGGAATCCATACCCTTCTTAACGGTTTTGCTTTAAGTGTTCCTTTGATTTCTTCGGTTAGATTTAGCCTTTGTTCTGGGGATATTGTTATCATTCCATCTACTCCTGCTGTTTTCTTTCCTTGATTATCTTGGGTTACTTTGCGAACCGCTAATAGACGAGCGTAGTACGATTTCACCAATAGACGTTGCCACCTTCTAACTTTTGCATCCTGTCCCGATTTAGCCGCTTGGTATATTCTCTTTTGGAGCTTGAAAACATATCTTTGGACTTTCGCCCAATTGATAGCTTTCCATACATTCGTAGTCTTAGTGGTTTTCGGTTTCCCGAACCCTTTACCTTCTCTCGATTTCGTCATATAGACTCCTACTAGACTCTATCCTTACAATCAAACCGTAACCCGTTAGCATATCTTGACTATTACCGTCAAGCGTTGGCTTTTGGTTACATCTCACACCCTTAAAGGCTTGCGCTTACACTTATCACTGCTGGGTATTTCGACCGATACTCAGAGCCTAAAAGGGTTTATAACGTTCCGTTTATATGGGCATTCCATCTTTAGATTTGTCCTATCCACCGGGGTACTTTAACAGGTCTGTGTAAGTGAAATATAAAAGTCCTTACTTTTCCCCTTATTCTTTTGAACGCAGTGTTTCAACCTATTTCACTGCTTAGTTATTACGATGGTTCAGGTCGGACATTTGGCTCACGCCTAATCATGGATGGTTGGCAGTGGTCTCGATTCTGGTGTTAGGTTACACCTCGGAGCCTTCCGTTCCCCGCTTCAGTCCCAGAATTGTGATTTCTGAATCTGGGGGTGGCTATCGCCGTTACTCTCACCCTTGTAGCAATTGTAAATAATTGTTACAAAGTGTATTGACCTTGAGTTCCCTTGCCTAGTTTGGTATCGGGTGATACTAAACGTCGGGACATATAAACAGTTATAAGGTTGGTCAAGGTTGACCTTTTAGATTCAGTCAAGGGACTGAAGACCTTACTAGGCGGTTATTTCAGGCATTTCAGCCCTATTTCATGCCTAAACGTTTCGCACCTATATTTTTAACAATACCAAGACTGGGCAGATCGGGTGAAAAGTAACAGGTAAAAAAGGGGGTTGGGGGAATCACCTCGGCCTCACTGTAGCCAATTTGACAGAATTAATCGATAGATAGAGGTAAATGGAAGTAACTAGGATAAGTTCGCAGGTTTTAGCAATCTTATCCCCTTTTTTCCCTGTAACTGCTGTATCTGTGTCACTTTTTCCCAATTATCTCCCTCAACAGCCCTACCACTTAATTTCCCCGCAAGGTTATAATTGTATTAAGATGTGTAACAGTTCTCTGGCAAACTCTTGACAAAGGATAACAAATCTGCTCTCCCAAAAAACAGGAAAGGTTTTATTTCTATGACATTAATTCAAACCGCCCAATTATCGCTGGAAACCTCGGCTTTAGCCTTTTTTAAGCAGACAGAAGGACGCTGGCAATCCCAGAGACGTTATTACACCCTCACCCAAGAAACGGAACCCCAAGAAGTTATCAGCGCCATCGAGATTAAATATTTACCCCAAGGCAGCGAACCATTAATTCAACTTGCCCGTTTACATAATCTGGAAGATATAGCTTTATTAGGTGGCACGGAAGTGACTTGGCAAAGTAATTATCTCCGTCCCCAGAGTAAAAAACCCTCCAACGGTTCCACTATATTCGGTATTTTAGATAATATTCTCTATCGCGATCGGGGATTTGCGACGGATAAACCCGTTAGTGCCATTTATACCTTTCCTAACCCCTCTACTCTCTGTCTGAGAACAGAATACGCCGGTTCTGTCTTTGAAGAAGAAATTAAACTCATCGGTCAACAATATCGCACCCGACAAACTATTATCTCTCGCGCCGGTCAAGAATTGATGATCGGTCAATATCTAGAAAAACGGGTCAATTAGTCAAAAAATGGCGGCTATTCCCAGAATTTTGACTTCTATGCTAGGAATAGGGCTGAAATCAAATCAGCCCTTCCAATAACCTCCCTTTAAACTGGGGTTAAATTGTCTTGATTCTGACTAGCGAGAAACTTCTCTAATTCCGTAATTGCATCGGCATCTACCTTAGTTTGCATGGGACAGAATTTCGGTCCACACATCGAACAAAACTCCGCAGTCTTATAGATATCTGCGGGTAAAGTCTCATCGTGGTATTCCTTAGCGCGATCGGGATCCAAGGATAACTGAAATTGACGATTCCAATCGAAATTATAACGAGCAATGGAGAGTTCATCGTCACGATCGCGCGACCCGGGACGATGACGGGCGATATCTGCCGCATGAGCCGCTATTTTGTAGGCAATTAAGCCATTTCGCACATCTTCAGCGTTGGGTAAACCGAGATGTTCTTTCGGGGTGACATAACACAACATCGCCGTCCCGTACCAACCCGCCAGAGCCGCCCCGATCGCCGAAGTGATATGATCGTACCCTGGAGCAATATCGGTGACAAGGGGACCAAGAACATAGAAAGGTGCTTCGCTACACTCCTCCATTTGTTTTTTCACATTAAACTCAATTTGGTCCATGGGAACATGGCCCGGTCCTTCCACCATCACCTGTACATCGTGTTCCCAAGCGCGACGCGTCAGTTGGCCGAGGGTTTTCAATTCCGCTAATTGGGCTGCATCGGAAGCATCGTGGGTACAACCGGGACGCAGGGAGTCACCGAGACTAAAAGAAACGTCATAACGCTTGAAAATCTCGATAATTTCATCGAAATGGGTATAGAGAGGATTTTGCTTGTGGTGGTGTAACATCCACTTAGCAATAATACCACCCCCCCGGGAGACAATCCCGGTCAGACGGGTTTTGACTAAAGGCAGGTGTTCGATGAGGATTCCCGCGTGAATCGTCATGTAGTCTACCCCTTGCCCGGCGTGTTTTTCGATAATATGGAGGAAATCTTCGGCGGTTAGTTTTTCAATATTGCCGTGAACGCTTTCCACCGCTTGATAGATGGGTACAGTACCGATGGGGACAGGAGAAGCATTGATAATCGCAGTGCGAATTTCGTCCAAATTACCGCCACCCGTGGAGAGATCCATCACCGTATCCGCGCCGTATTTAACCGCTAGGTGTAATTTTTCCAGTTCTTCGTTAATATTCGAGGAGTTAGGCGAAGCCCCGATATTAGCATTAACTTTACACTTAGAAGCAATACCGATCGCCATGGGTTCGAGGTTGAGGTGATTGATATTAGCGGGAATAATCAGTCTTCCCCGGGCAATTTCGCCGCGAATCAATTCGGGAGAGAGATTTTCCCGTTTTGCCACATACGTCATCTCTTCGGTAATTATCCCCTGACGGGCGTAGTGCATTTGCGATACATTTGCTTGTCCGCGCCGGGGGGCAACCCATTCTTGTCTCATAATTTTATTTCCTCTGTAAACAGCTTCCCTACGCTGGAATTACCCAGTCTCAGGTTCTAAGGGTCTTTCTCAGCCTGATTGCCTCAGACACCCCTAGCTATGACGGCAATTGTATCACTCTTGACGACTGAGGAGATAAAGCTTAAGATTGTTGTTTGATTAGGCGGTTATCAGTTATCAGTTATCAGTTATCAGTTATCAGATGTGAGTTTTGGCTCTTCTGGTTTCTGTGTGGAAACGAGGTCTATACTGATAGTTTATTTAACAAAATAGTCCTAAAAGTCTTTCCCAGTAAACATTTCACGATTTCATAAGCAAAAATTATCACACAAAGTCGAGAAGAGCCGAGTTTTCAGTTCACTGATTATACTAAATTCGGTTATTAAAAACTGATTATTTATTCCCCCTTTTGCCTCTTGCCTTCTGCCTCTTGCCTCTCCTGATATGTAGCCTATGCTCAACGGATTTAGTATTACTGTTTACTGTTTACTGTTTACGGCAAAAAACTTCCCACTTCCCCAACCCCTTGCTGATTCCGAAAAAAAGGGCAGGCAAAAGCCTACCCTAGGATTAATGATTATTCAATCAAACCTTAGACATCGTAGTAGAGAGAGAACTCGTAGGGGTGGGGACGTAAGCGCATCGGGTTAACTTCGTTATCGAGTTTGTAGGTGATCCAGTTTTGGATAAAGTCTTCGGTAAAAACACCAGAATCGGTCAAGAAAGCGTGATCTTTTTCGAGACTTTCCAGAGCTGCTTCTAGAGAACCGGGGGTAGAGGGTATTTTTGACAATTCTTCGGGGCTGAGTTCGTAGATATCCACATCGAGAGGTTCCCCTGGTTCAATTTGATTTTTAATCCCATCGATACCGGCACAGAGCATGGCGGCAAAAGCGAGGTAGGGGTTAGAAGTGGCATCAGGACAACGGAATTCTAAACGTTTGGCTTTCGGGTTGCTTCCCGATAAAGGAATCCGAATCGAAGCGGAGCGATTACCTTGGGAGTAGGCCAGGTTTACAGGGGCCTCAAAACCGGGGACGAGACGCTTGTAAGAGTTGGTGGTGGGGTTAGTTAAAGCTAAGAGCGCGGGAGCGTGTCTAAGCAAACCACCGATGTAGTGCAGTGCCATTTGACTAAGTCCGGCGTATTTATCCCCAGCGAACAGGGGTTGACCATCTTTCCAGATAGACTGGTGAACGTGCATCCCGGAACCATTATCGCCAAAGATGGGTTTAGGCATAAAGGTGACGGTTTTACCGTATTTCTTGGCCACGTTCTTGATGCAGTATTTATAGGTCATCAAGTAGTCGGCAGCCCGTACTAGGGTAGAGAATTTAATCCCTAGCTCGTTTTGACCACCAGTAGCGACTTCATGGTGATGTTTTTCGATGGGAACTCCGCAGTCGGCCATGGTTAAGAGCATTTCCGTGCGAATGTCTTGAGAGGTATCGGTGGGACTAACGGGGAAATAACCCTGTTTGTAGGCGGGTTTATAGGCAAGATTTCCGTCCTTTTCGTCTTTACCGCTATTCCAACGACCTTCGACACTATCCATGTAGTAATAGCCGGAGTTGGCGGTTTGGTCAAAACGAGCGCTATCAAAAAGGAAAAATTCTGCTTCCGGTCCAAAATATACGGTATCACCTAAACCGGTAGTGCTAAGATAATCGATCGCTTTCTGAGCAATAGAGCGAGGATCGCGGCTATACCATTCACCGGTTCTCGGTTCTTTGATGCTACAGATCATGCTTAGGGTAGGTTCCTTGTAGAAGGGATCGATCCAAGCGGTGGTAGGATCGGGAACCATGGCCATATCGGATTCGTTAATTGCTTTCCAACCGCGAATACTGGAACCATCGAAGGCAACACCATCGCTGAAAGAGCTTTCATCGATTTGATCGTAGTAGAACGAGCAGTGTTGCCAGATACCGGGCATATCAATAAATTTTAGGTCAATAATCTTAATATTGTTGTCCTGAATCATTTTCAAGACTTCTTGTGGCGTTTCGGGCATGGAAAACTCCTTTGACGTATGGATCGGTTCTTAAGCTTCTCAAAAAACCCATCCTAAACAGTCACTTTGTCCAGTTTTGTATTTTTCGATACAAAATCTTTGATCCTAGCTTGAAAAAATCTGTAATTTTCTTGTTCAGGTCGGTAATGGCTCCCAATGGCGATTTGCCCATCGGCTTCTACTGTCTCGGCTCTCTTATTCTTTGTGTGATAAGTTCAACTTAATATGGAAGCGGTCAATCTTTGTGTCCTTCGTGCCTTTGTGGTTCGTTCCACATTTTACCCACCAAACCCAAGAGGGCCGGCTATTTTGACACAATCATGATAGATGTCCTTGGCTGGCATGGTAATCTCCTCCAATTGCCCTCATTTTAACGGAAGACGATAGTTC
This Microcystis wesenbergii NRERC-220 DNA region includes the following protein-coding sequences:
- a CDS encoding GIY-YIG nuclease family protein, which encodes METGVIYKVQNLENERAYIGCTRNFPQRIGQHLLLSSIGDESLRFYPELKKYPEKFYFQILESGVTLCRLRERESYWINKLNSIECGYNECLYSGNEKISLIQVNEIKLILKTEKTKFSVIAEFFNIDASTISDINCGKAWYDPSITYPIRRSTVKRKKLSIDQLRLIHELLSDINISFSEIAAMFGWESESVIRKINAGTYSVKILDDNSYPIRSIDSRKGSRR
- a CDS encoding NAD(+) kinase; this translates as MQLKQVIIAHKANHPQSKAWAEKCAKQLEARQCKVLMGPSGFKDNPYPVFLASASGKIDLAIVLGGDGTILAAARYLAHEDIPILAVNVGGHLGFLTEPFEIFQDTETVWERLQSDHYAVQQRMMLTARIYEGDKRNPQPVSEAFYALNEMCVKPASIDRMPTSILEIEVDGEIVDQYQGDGLLVATPTGSTCYTASANGPIIHPGMEAIAVTPICPLSLSSRPIVIPPASLVSIWPLGDYELNTKLWMDGALATSIWPGQWVGVTKAEKFAQFIILRESYSFYQTLQEKLQWAGARIHYDGNRHN
- a CDS encoding phycobiliprotein lyase codes for the protein MTLIQTAQLSLETSALAFFKQTEGRWQSQRRYYTLTQETEPQEVISAIEIKYLPQGSEPLIQLARLHNLEDIALLGGTEVTWQSNYLRPQSKKPSNGSTIFGILDNILYRDRGFATDKPVSAIYTFPNPSTLCLRTEYAGSVFEEEIKLIGQQYRTRQTIISRAGQELMIGQYLEKRVN
- the thiC gene encoding phosphomethylpyrimidine synthase; protein product: MRQEWVAPRRGQANVSQMHYARQGIITEEMTYVAKRENLSPELIRGEIARGRLIIPANINHLNLEPMAIGIASKCKVNANIGASPNSSNINEELEKLHLAVKYGADTVMDLSTGGGNLDEIRTAIINASPVPIGTVPIYQAVESVHGNIEKLTAEDFLHIIEKHAGQGVDYMTIHAGILIEHLPLVKTRLTGIVSRGGGIIAKWMLHHHKQNPLYTHFDEIIEIFKRYDVSFSLGDSLRPGCTHDASDAAQLAELKTLGQLTRRAWEHDVQVMVEGPGHVPMDQIEFNVKKQMEECSEAPFYVLGPLVTDIAPGYDHITSAIGAALAGWYGTAMLCYVTPKEHLGLPNAEDVRNGLIAYKIAAHAADIARHRPGSRDRDDELSIARYNFDWNRQFQLSLDPDRAKEYHDETLPADIYKTAEFCSMCGPKFCPMQTKVDADAITELEKFLASQNQDNLTPV
- the glnA gene encoding type I glutamate--ammonia ligase: MPETPQEVLKMIQDNNIKIIDLKFIDMPGIWQHCSFYYDQIDESSFSDGVAFDGSSIRGWKAINESDMAMVPDPTTAWIDPFYKEPTLSMICSIKEPRTGEWYSRDPRSIAQKAIDYLSTTGLGDTVYFGPEAEFFLFDSARFDQTANSGYYYMDSVEGRWNSGKDEKDGNLAYKPAYKQGYFPVSPTDTSQDIRTEMLLTMADCGVPIEKHHHEVATGGQNELGIKFSTLVRAADYLMTYKYCIKNVAKKYGKTVTFMPKPIFGDNGSGMHVHQSIWKDGQPLFAGDKYAGLSQMALHYIGGLLRHAPALLALTNPTTNSYKRLVPGFEAPVNLAYSQGNRSASIRIPLSGSNPKAKRLEFRCPDATSNPYLAFAAMLCAGIDGIKNQIEPGEPLDVDIYELSPEELSKIPSTPGSLEAALESLEKDHAFLTDSGVFTEDFIQNWITYKLDNEVNPMRLRPHPYEFSLYYDV